The DNA sequence GAAGTTCCAAAACGTTTCTCACAACTTACCCGAAATGGCCATTGAAAACCGcgctttctttttgttaactGCGTTATTCTTCCTCTGCTGCATCAAAGAAGGTAGTCAGACCTCTGGAGTGCATCTAAGTgctgattaataatttttatatcaccTTCCGAATAACTATTTCGATGATCGTGATCGCGAATGTGTCGCGCATGTGTGTGTAACATCGCTGCTTTCACAGAAATTTTCGTATACCTGTAACagagattttatttcacaaaacATATTCCTAACCTCTGTTTTATGAAAACAAGCATGCATTAAGTAGCATTTAAGTaaacggcatttaaaatactaGCGAGTAGCACGTGCTTgtagttataaataaaaaataataatttcgatttttaCCGTATTTCTTTTTAGGCGTTTCTATCAAGTGCTGGGTATGTAGATCAGATTCGGATCCGAAGTGCGCGGATCCATTTGACAATTCCACAGTGCCTATTACAGACTGCAAGCAGGAACCTGAGCTGGAGCACTTGCCGGGCGTGAGACCGACAATGTGTCGTAAAATTCGTCAAAAAGGTTACTATACTTATAATGGCAGTATGCGGTATCGGATATAgttagtataaaaaaaaatataattttgtaaatctcTTACAGTTAACGGGGAATGGAGATACTTTCGTAGCTGTGCTTACATGGGCGAGCCTGGGATCGAGGGAGACGAGCGATTTTGCTTAATGCGGACTGgaacgtataatatatttatggaATATTGCACGTGCAACAGCAAAGATGGCTGTAACTCGGCGCCTTATCAGTACGGAAATTGGCTTCTCTTGCTAATTGGCCTGATAACAACCGTTCGATACGTATTCGTTGTTTAAGAACAGCCAATAGCCAAAGATTTTCAACCAGATCTAATTCACTGGATAGTTTAGACTTCTTTGTAACTATCTTTGCAGTTCAAGATTCACTTGTACTTACTCAATactcttcttatttttcgcATCGAACGTCAGGGAAGATAAACTGCAGCAATAAAATACATAGATTTTATAGtgttaatgcaattttatatgcaatattttgtaatttttataataattttttttcgctaaGTGTCTTTTTATATCTATCTATAAATATCAACGATGgcaagtttaatatttttaagaaagaaaaacttcCGAGAAGTCAGGAGTTTACCTCGACCTGAGGTACATTTAACAATGAATTACATATTTtctagaaatatatttttactactATAcacaaaaaatgtatatttgtaCTATTTTCTCCATTTTGATACTACTGTGGTACAAATTAAGAATCCTACTAATATCAAATAGTCGGCTATTATAATCCCCAGATATTACGGATAAGACTGCTTAAAACCGTCCAGATTAATTATACAATCAATTTAGTTTTAACACGTCatttcgctattttttttattgtatgtgtatatattttcttaataatatttagcTTCTCTTTTGTACTGCCATATATTAAAGCGAGGCGTAAATGTTGTATTGCCGATGCGTCTTATTCATATAAAGCAAAATGTCGTTCAACATATCATGaccaaaatttattataaaattgttagatGATTGTaagaaatacaaataataaaataatttttgaaaattagaCATTAtcttgataaatataaaacctCAGAAGTttagagttttttttatttgtcgcgGGAGATTACTGAAATTATATATGGTTATAAGatttaagatatatatttataaataatattaattcttttttacatacaatacataagtaaatttaaaaaatcctaTTTTTAACAAGATGTATGCGTACTTTTTGGTGTCAGCAGTTACGAACATATAGATATTCcttaaaatatcgttaaaatatgcattgttaaaaaaaaaaaattattaacagttATAGAAACTATTAACAATTATCGAAAATGTTAAGcggtattatatataattttgtagatattaaaattttttttaaattattttgttaatttcttAGTTgagcttaaaatattaatattaaataaattatatttttaatgcttttaaaaaaatatggtGAATTTATATAGCAATGTGATTTTCGATTTGTAAAGTGTCTTAACGTTGATAAAATAACgctttatattaatgtatgaATGatgatagaaaaaatatttcgatgtATCACAACTGGAAATAGCtttctattaatatcaattcCGAATGTTAGTCATAACTTACTTCGTGTTTCACAGTAACAAAAACGAACGTCTAAGGTACCTACATATAAAATTAGTCAAAAAGTTTATCCTTACTAAAAGAAATACTATTTTTGACAGTACGCTTTTGCAAGCGATTATGAGCACttttaattcatataaaaaatattacgtgtatattaaaacgaattatcaattaatactAAAGTAAACATGGCGAGCTTATTCTCgtgatattattatatgtgatatgttgtaataattatcCATTTTATCTTAGACAATGTTTACATATTTAAGCAATAGGTCTTACTTTAAACGGACGGTTATATTAATCGGATTTTAGGATGGAAACGTCAAGTTCTCTCCGTTACGATTCCGTTTACGGAATCAAGGACGGTTGCATTGGCAAAAATTTCCTCGTGTGAAGTCACGTGAAAAGACTACTCTCACATAAAATCAGCGGCGGACATTGTTGGTATATTCCGCGAAAAATACTCGTGTAAACGTTCGCAGTCGTATGCGTTCTTCCGAACGGCCTTATCGATCGGTagctttaatattaatggCGTACGTATAGCGTTCCCGTTTTCACAGCTGTCTGTAGGTACCGAAGAGAAGAATCGTTTGACAATGGTTTTCCTAAACGTCAAATATGTTACTCGCGCCTGATTTTTATTCAAACGCCTGCCACTTCGTTATCTGTTGTCCCGGTTTCGCCAGAGCCTGTTTCCACTGCTCACCGTAAGTTCCACCGACATCGGGACCGATCACAAAGTGGCCCACTGGAGTCTTTTTACCTAAATATTGCGTAGCAATAGATTTATGTATCGATCGatatcttatatatttattatattatctctatattatcataaaagtaaaattgtttttatgcTTACCCATTTTGTTCTTCGAGACGAATTTTACGACGAAGCTAACGTCATTTAGCGCTCCTTTGTACGGATTATCTGCGACGACTCTTGCCGACTCGGACGAGAATTTCATGGAGACCGTCGGTGTAAACCGGTCGCTTTTCCAGAAATGAGTCACTCTACCCATATCAACTACCGACATTTTTAGGTACATTTGTCCCTTCAACCCTTCGTGCTCGTGCATCGTCTGAAGCGAACATCGCAGACGATTTAGAGACAATATCAGCTGACCGCCAGTGTCCTCGTCTTTTTCGCCTTTCGATAGACACAAAGATAGTTCGACTTGTCCCTTCTTATTCTCTTTctgaaacaatattatttcgtaaatatatatacattagataaaaaatagacGACAAGTgtgtaaagaaaattttcaatatttacaaaaattaatgctcATTAAGAATACAATGATGCAAATGTTcaagtaaaaaagttattgCATGCACATATTGGCATATACGATATTACTTAACAACTTTGGCTAACGCAATATTGTGTTAACCAAAGATCGAATTTGCATGCGCATAGCAAACGATGTTATTCTTCTTCGCTCGGAAATAGCATAAGTGTGGTTTTTGCGACCGCAGTTTCGTTGTTACGCAAACTTACTCTTTCTTCGGCACCTAGAATACCACTGGCAATCGGTCGTAGTGGTTTCCACAAGTCTCCCGTAGACACGTCGCTGGCGTGTTTCGATTTCGGAGGTTTGCAAACGAAGTTCTTCGGGTCAAGTGGAACCGTTGTTGCGCCGACGGTTCTCCTCTTATCGTAAGCTCTTCTCTCCGCGATTGTAGGCTCCGCAAGCTTATCCGAGTTCTTACCGAAGAACTGACTGAGCAATTTGTTCTTGGTGGAATCTTGCTCGCCAGAGGTACTCTGACCGTCCTTCTTCTTCCCGCCCTTCTTCGCCTGCTCTTTGGTGGGCGACGTTTTCTCTTTGTCCGCCTCTTTTTTCTCGGTCGCTATCAAAGGCTTGTCCTCGAGAACCGCGTAGAGAGTCGCGACGATGAATCTGGACCCGTTAATCTCCTCCTCCACGACTTTCGTTTTGCCGAACTTCTGCTTGGTTTCCTTGCGCAGGTGGAAAACAAATTCCTCGTTCCACTGCGGCCAAGATTCGTTTCTTGAAGTGGTCTCAAACTTCTCCTTCCCGGGGATCAACTTCACCTGAAAAATTGTTAATGTCAGTCTTTTCGATATTTGATGGATTCTCCGACTTACGATTTGTTAACGCGAGTTTTACAAGGTTGAaacatatgtaaataaaaagtgagataagtagtaaaattaaagaaattaatattttaccttGTACCTATCTCGCAGTGAGAATATCTGTTCTAAAGAATCCATCGGATGGTAAAAAgcttatttctaattaattggAATATTCTCCCAAGGGTAtgaagataaaatttataatccaTCTGTGATGGAAACTTTTGTAGtcataaataatgcaattaacGCTAGAAATATTCATAGCGACTTGTCTGCCAGACATTTCGTTAACGATCCGTAGTGTACACCGCGCCCGTTCCCGAAATATTGAAACGTCGAATTGATTTttactatatatatacatatatatctattattttGTCCTATTCGTTTGAACAGCGGCCGCAGGAAGTTGTAAAGAACATTCTCTCGCCAGTCAATAAGATACTACAGTCAGTGCCGGGCTTCTATAATGCGTTACTCATATCGTATTACGTAACTGTAGATAACGTTCAAGAGTGCTGGCGAGCGTCTCTTTATACGTATAATTCAGCCTCGAGCGAAGCGCAGCGGAGCGCGATCTCGTAGTTTGCCAAGAAGTGCCACCTCCGACGTGCATTTATCGAACGGCAATTATTTCGTCGCTCTATTATTCAAAGACTAAAACcttgcattaaatatttcgattattaaaaaaaaaaaactctttaaaTATGTTCGCTGATAATACACCGTCGAGGATAAAAGCGATCGCTCGAGGCGTACGCGCTTTTTGTTTACTCAATTGCAAACCGGCGCTGCATTCCCGATGCTGCATCACCTCTGGTGTTTACTCTACCTTCACGACGTAGCTGTTGACTCTGGTGAAACCGAAATTCTGCGGCAAGTGTCTGGCGCCGAGCACGACGACGCTCAGCGTCTTCTCGTTCGGCGAGTGCATGATCCTGATGCCGATTTCCGGCTCGAGGTTCACCGTACGGTCCAGCGGCGTCGACACATTCTTCAGGCTGCTGTCGATGAAATTCCGGATCTTGGCCAGCGCCATGGTCGCGGCGGTCGTCCTCCGTGAGGTCCCAATTACAGGCTTATCGGCGAACGAGCGATCGTTCAGATAACGGGTCGATCACTACGGTAGCGTTGCCCGCGAACGCTGCAAAATTGCACCGTGCGAGCGTTTTACTATGAGCCGCACAAGCGCACGCTAAAGGTGCGCTATTAATAcacatgtgtatatgtataataccgCCGTCATGCTTGCCCGCGGTTGTCCGGAGACGCGATTTTCGTAGCGACATGAAAGATTGTTTACCGCGGATTACGACAAGAATTTCCGTGAGATAACGAGGAGATCTTTGacgtttctattttcaccacgATGGTAGGAACGATCGTTAAAACAATGgcacaataattttatttcataattacatTCACGTTTGATCAGCGCGTCACATTTTTAACTTCAAaagaataattcttttaaattatattattaaaaaaaaaaagaaaaaacaggatacaaatttattgtgacgttattgttattttacaaCAGAAAATCAATTACTTTATAGATTTGTAAATGTTTAAGGATAGTCATTACCGAGTGAAAAGTGTCGGAACGATTGTCGCTATGCCGATTTTCTTTCGAGTCTCGGATCGCAAGGCGtgactaaattttttttcaatcgcaGAGTGATAGTGCTTTCTCCTCTCGGCAACACAATATCTCTATTAACAAGTGATTATCAGCTGTTCTGAATTAGTCACGGCCCAGCCCTTTCGCTCCTAACGCGATGGAACCGCGTACATACGAGAACGGAATGCCCGAGAGCGTTGAAGAAACGATCGAACTTTCCCTGAGCGGTAAAGAAAGAAGTTCCGTTTCGTCGTCGATCGATCCGGAGCAATCCTTCTGTGCCGCAGAATGCCATGAGGAAAATCGCGTTTAATGTCGAGACGCGATGGCACCGACCTCGATTATCACGTTATTAACTGCGGAGAATTAACGAGGTAAATACGATTGAAACCCTTAGCATCTCCCGCCTTCTTAATAGAGACTTTAACGCGCGGTACGTcattcagaattaaaaaaaaaaaaaagcagcaaaAACAATAACTTTTAATCTCGTTCCCCCTTTCTTTCATTCGCAATGTGAATAAAAATCCAACGCtccaattatattaatcgaatGCTTTCCCAGCACGTTCGATCTGTTTTTTCcggtgcaaaaaaaaaataaagaaaacaaacTTTAAAACTGTATTTCGATTTTTGTTTTGATTAAAGTTCAATGTGATTTaggtttgattttatttttattcatcaaTCTTTGTGATTAATTAACTCCAATAAATgtgctttctttttatcattaGAAGCGAcggaaaataatcttttacaaGCCTCACGGTATTTCGATGCGAGGGCGTGTGTCGTTTCAAATTCTCGTGAAGGATTACAATGCACCGGGGGTCGGGTAGCGTGTCAAATAGCTTGTTTCACGCGCGACGATGTCCAAGCTGTTTGCGAATTAACGTGACTCGCGGGAAAAAGGCCTCTGCTGGACGTACCATAGCCGCGATTCCAGAGCAGACACTGCCGTACGTGGGCTGCGATGACCGAGATCTCGGGCAGGAAGAGGATCGTTGTCGGCCGCCCGCGATCTCCGACGTCTGGCCTGGTCTCGTCTGGCAAAGGGTGCGATCTCCTCGTCGACGGTGTCAGCCGCGCAGTGCCACGGTCGCACTAAAAACCGATCGAACGTGTACACGCACCACCACCTCCGCCGATCGCCAGGAGGAATTCGCCGAGGGCTTTCACCGCGACCGTCCTCCGCGGCGCGATTCACCGCGCATTGCGGGCCGACCGAGACTCAGGCAGCCATCGTCGGCGACCGCCAACGAGATACGTGGTGCCCCATGAATGGCCGGTAAAACGCGAGTACGAATCGTTCCTGCCGCAACGTGGAACAGCCGTTGACTTCGTTTGCGCGCGACGCGCCGCCGTGGTATGTAGCTCGCTTTCGCGTGGGTTCCCTTTATAAGAGACTAGCGTGGTCGGCTTGCAGTGGCGGATCGTACCGAGGCGTTCTTCCGATGGGCACTGGtcaaatgaaaaatatacgaaACCGAACGAGGCTCGAGAGATCCGCCGAGAGGCGTTTGCACCGTCCCGCGTGCACGCGCAATTAAATTCTGACGCAACCATAGCGAGCAATCGAATTTAAAGCtgatattgattttaatttttagattgtTATGTTTGcgaactttttattatttgtagcTACAGCACTGCTGTAAAAGTGGTCGTTTCTGTGTTGAAGCAGGGGATTTACTTATACGTACTCGTCGTACACCGTTGCTAGGCTGCGTAGTTGTAGTTGTGGAGTGCCGCCTGTTGCGCGCACAAGGTCGCACACTCACACGGCCGGTTGCCGTACGTGTACAAGTGCTCACCTGTGCAGGTACGTGAACATGCACGAACCTCTATGTGAGTAAACGCGACACATGGCCGAAAGGTCCAGGTATAAGATGCAGGTCCGTAAATTGTCGTAGACTCTCCTTGCTCGAAATAATGTATCAGACAAGTATAAACACCGAGGaatacgcgattaaaaaatttcaagtcgACCTGTCATAGCATTTCAATAATGAATGTAACACAAAACCTTCCTGAAAGTGACATATTttttcgtggaaaaaaaaagaaaaaaaaaaatatgacatCATCTTTTggtgagaaaaaaatacaagttttGTGACGGAGCTTAGATAATGTATCAGGTCGACGTGGTGCCGTGATAAGCGGGCTcaataaaaagattacttCGAATTAGTgatgaaaaattgatatacGTGAGCGGCTAGTTGTGCCACTTAAAGGCGTATGGGGAAACAATAGGTCGGCGAATCGCAAGGGATTACTACGTAATATGGATTTACGCGATTCGATGCGTAGAAGTAGCTAATTGTAATGTTGCACGGCGATCTCGTGCGGGCAGCTCGAAGGAATGCGGCAAAGGACGTCGTTGCATAGAAAATGAATCTCGCAAGCTGCATTAGAATATGCATTAGAATATGTATTTAACGTGCCGTTTAAAAGCGTCTGTCCGCGGAAAAACAAATTAGTCAATACGCATGTGATTTAATtaagcaatttaatttgcgattAATTTAAGATATCCGACGTAATTTATCGCAGTTCAATCTTTGGacctcttatttttatttcaatggcGCGAGAGATAGCGCCGTGAGAATgtgaaagttttaattataataacgacgctttttcattaattacatttatcttatttcctttttttttttgttttgcttGTCGTGAACGACAGATCTCTGTGGTGACAAATACATCTCGTATTCGCGGTCGCATTATTTCAAACGCGATAGTATTTAAATACACGTTCCGGGCGATGTTCCACGCGTATCTAATTGCGTTGATCGCACGTGATGATATGCAAGGATGGTCCCGTCAAGTATATCGTGGCCTTCGAAGTTAAATAATGTTCGTCAtcgtattatattaaacaaatcgtattatattaaacaacatctattaaaaataaatgaattccCTCTGTCACCATATTGtggtttattattttctcaataaagTGCCCCGCGCGCGATTGCATATTTCGTTCCAAAAAGACATACtgttaaacattaattaagaaacgagtaaaagaaaaaataaaataaggtggaaataaaaataatagttacCCGACGTGGTTAAAAAGATAGGATTTGAAATTGTTACTTGTTAAGGTAGCAGAGACTGATCTTTTCCGCGGAGGCTAAGCGGCGGCTGTCGAGGGGTTGAGGGTTGAAGATAGGTCCTTGCACCCTGCCACAGATGGCAACAACGGCAATGCTGAACCCCATCTTCCTGTCAAACCTCCACAGTTGACGAACAGCTGTTCGGCACCGCCATGGCGCacgcgacgtcgcgacgtcaAAGGCCCTTCGAACAATTTCGATTTGTCCGTGCCGAAAAAATCTTTCCGTGTCGTGACGCAATCCGCCTGGTAATAAACTTTCGATCGTAAATCGCTATCGCTCAGCAACGCGTTGTGCCGTGCCGATCGTTTATTCGCGAGTGATAAAGTGACGTTTCGGAAATAATAAGTGTAACGTTTGTCTCTTAGCAGGTAAGagtttattgttttttttttttttttttttttttccgacgcCTCTGCGCTTAGAACAATGAGTAGACGTCATTTTTAATGCGATAACGCAGCGGAAAGAATGAAACTCATGCGGCAGATCGGAGAGATATATCATCTGCAGCAATATGTAATTATGTCGTGAATGTTAAGTAGAAttctttttagtttattatttttgtaagaaattTTAAGGAATTTTTATAGGAtgtgcgttatttttttcttttcactacacttattatttaatattatttaaaaacaaatggAATGTGTTGGACTTTTCTttagagataaaataattctttacagTATTTaacgctttttaattaatcaagagAAGATTATTTCAAGAAgtgcaaagaaaattatttatttatatgttaagCAGTatctaattttgttttatgcTTAGATAGGTTACAGATACgttctctttaaatttaattcttgcTCGTACTACCAGAATACCTCACCTAAGTTGTTATGAAATACTTAACATCTTCATCGTGAGATGGCACCACATAGATATATTTCGTTTTAACAAATGCGGAATAATCTGctttattttacagaaaaaataatcgattataatttatatttaaatttgatacaCTTATCGCTTCTACATTTCTACATTTattctataatttatatttaatacaaaaaaataattaataaataatttgtgcgTTTTAGGAAAATTAGGATTTTctgtaaaattgattaaaaaattcaaataaagccagaaagagaaaattttatcacaCACATATTCTATATTAAACGTAACAACATGTGTGATAAGCTTATGcgcttataattaatttaccgcGTAGAAATTCAAGAGCGTTTTCTATAATAAATGTTCGAATGAGATTCGGAATTAGGTGGACGAGAGTTTCGTATTTGAACGTGCTCAAGGTTCCTTCTTCTTTACGATTTGATTTGTTTCGACGtactaatataatttatacacgcGTAACGAAGAGCAATGGGAATGTAACTCTTTCTTTCAAAAGGAAAAGGCGAGATACACGATCCGGAAAATCATACACTTTGTTTTCAGTTATGCGTGTTCTTATTCAAGTCACGTTCCGACGACAAGGGTAATAGCCCCGAACTTTGTCTTCGTCGGATCAGCTTAACTTCCGGTAGTAAAATTTCACGAAATTCTAGCGCGGTCTCGGCGAAATATGTTTTCTGTGGTTCCTGGCATTTTTCAGCTTGATCGATCACTGCCACGCTGTTGTACGCGGGAAGGCCGGAGATATAGCAGACGTTTTTATGAGTTTCCTGGAACACGGCCGTTACGTTACGCCGATTAATTTCCATTATCATAACGCGCACGCACGCTTCgcgatttcgcgaaattaaattaaaagaataattcgAGGACGAGAAatgggaattaattttaatctacgAAAATTAGCTAAACACAcagtttatttttgttaatgcgatcgtaaaaatattcacCTTTACGCGTACGCTTGTTTAATGCACCGGCGAACTCCAATTATCCGAATCTATTTCAGAGCTATCTGATGTTCAATATGACGGTGCCGCAGCGGCATGGTaggatggaaaaaaaaaaaagaaaaaaaatgccgatATGGTAAAATCACATTATGCGCTAGTAATCCGCGCTGCATTACGATGAATGCTGCACGTGTCCGCGGCTTTTCCGCGTCACGAGATTCATGAATGCAAATATTCCACGAATAAAGAGTCACGCGCGCTCTTTACATCATTCACCTTTCTCATTTTTGTTCCGCATCTCCTACCCACCCTCCTGCGCGCCACCCTCCCTTTTTCTCGCGCCTTTGTTCTTCCTTACGTTACTTCCCCCGGCCTCTCGCCCGCCGTAACAAGTCAAACTTCCAGCTCTGGACGTTATCCTGAGACGCGGCCATTTTCGCATTTATGATTTAATGAACGCAACTCCGCGCCTTCCGCCATCGACAACGGTCCGTGCCTCGTTCCTCGATAAATCTCCGACACACGCCTTATTATAAACTCTTTTGCGCGGCGCAATTTAAAAGTGCGCCTAGCAAGTTTCGTCCCGCGAAAGCTCCGTATTAAGCTCCCACTTTAAAAGCGGCACCGCGGCAGCCGGTAGAAGTATCGCCGAAGTTTAGCTAATCATTTCTCATCGCGGACgctgataaattattcaattataacGTCCACCCGTCGGCCGACCGAACAATTTCGAAGTGCCGGACGTGAGGAGGGGAACCGTGGcgaagggaagaaagaaacgcgGCGCATTCCTCGACGTTAACTATTCGAACGTTACCCGCGATATCGAATTAGCATCGCGCCAGCAACGTGGAGATTAAAGTCAGATTTCAAAGCACTTGGTAATTCCCTGTACGTATTTCTCGCACGTAGTCGCAGCTTGATATATATAACCTCCCTTTGACCCTGCGCGCCCTTTTAAGTGCATCATTACATATTCTCTTTTGTAATGCCGGGCTTTATGCAGACCACATTCATAGCACCTTCCCATTCTTGATCATATCGTATATTAACCGCCGTAaggtattaattatataattttattcctttatcaAACGCGTTTTTCTATCAGCTAGATGTGtgttttacaaatattttaaaaagacacgcgcatgtattattttcattacgtcgataattattttattagaagtAGACGAGTTTTtgaaacgaaatattaaatcacGCGTTACCGATACATTCAGTAAGATTTGATATCGTATTTATTACGTACTGTACTATTTTTATGTCACCAACGTTGTGCAAAGTTTCGTTAATGGTTGGATCCTTTTTGGTCCGCGCGAAGAACGATTAAATGTATCTAAGGATAGCAAGCCGGCTTGAAATGAAATCTATTTATGTCCCTGGTGTGTATTTCAATGTAACTCTGTTAATATCGTTTTCCTCGACGTGTTCACCTCGCCGCGTTGTATGACACTTTGTTCCAGTTCGCAGTACGAAGACACAGAAAGAGGTCGGAAGTTTCTGGATGTCAGTAATGAATATATGAATGCATAAGCGGTCGCCGTTTGTCACTCGAGAATTGTACTCGTATCGTTTCGCGAATATCTCGCGtcaaaaatgtcaaaaatacGTTTTCAATACCGGCGATATATTTAACGAGGGTAAATGTGCATATCTCACGTTGCCGTCCttgttgagaaaaaaaagtccaactctaacgatatattttttctctttttttccccacgTTTTTCTacgattttaatatactatatGATCGCGGCGTATCAATTGTTCGACTTCCAACGTGGACAGggatttcatttattttcgaGAAAGTTTAAATCAAACCGCCATTACCTGCGATGCGGCAACTGTGACGGAGCGTTTCGATTCACCAGAAGGCAATTGAAATTCGTTTCGTCACCGGCTTTTACGAGTCGTCCCTTTTTGCGATTCTACGATTTATATTGcgattttatgttttatttcaataatttcctATCCAAAACTGATATTTTGAATCTCTGCGAACATCTAAAAAGAATTACGTCCGATGTTAACGCTTTTGATTATATACGATTTgacagttttttaatttttcgattatcttaattattactgccTGTATCCGTTTCATAGTAAGACATTTCAAGATTCTAAATTGGCGCAATTTAATGATGTGGAAAAATACAATTCGCTCCGTACGTGGACTTTTAAAGTTCGAAGTTTTTTAGACCTCGACAAATGTAAATTTCTGTCGATTACGATTGCCACCCAAAAATCTGTTTTGTGAAATACGCTCGTAGTTTGTCAATCATGCTGAACGGAGCGCTTCGGAAAATCGAGACGTAAACAATTATTCAGCACGCGATTGTGTgcgtaatttatatgtaacgtaaaattgtttaattcatgatcgcggcaaaaaaaaaaataataataaataaaaaaataaataaaaaaaaatgcgtgcAGTTCTTGCCATTTCGCTGGCGGTACTAAATTGCCATGAATTTCGACACTTCGTGCAACTCGAATCCCCGAAACTTCGAGATAAAACGGATTAGTACCGTAGCCGAGTGAAGTGGGGGGAAAAGCGGAGGATGTAAATCGATTTCGTCGTGCCCTTAAATTCTATTAGCGCCAACTCCGATTGCATTCTTCAAATGGAAATAGGGAATGAGATTTTCGCGACGGAGAAGTGATTCCGACAAAGCAAAG is a window from the Cardiocondyla obscurior isolate alpha-2009 linkage group LG01, Cobs3.1, whole genome shotgun sequence genome containing:
- the Crok gene encoding UPAR/Ly6 domain-containing protein crok is translated as MAIENRAFFLLTALFFLCCIKEGVSIKCWVCRSDSDPKCADPFDNSTVPITDCKQEPELEHLPGVRPTMCRKIRQKVNGEWRYFRSCAYMGEPGIEGDERFCLMRTGTYNIFMEYCTCNSKDGCNSAPYQYGNWLLLLIGLITTVRYVFVV
- the LOC139106291 gene encoding uncharacterized protein, with the protein product MALAKIRNFIDSSLKNVSTPLDRTVNLEPEIGIRIMHSPNEKTLSVVVLGARHLPQNFGFTRVNSYVVKVKLIPGKEKFETTSRNESWPQWNEEFVFHLRKETKQKFGKTKVVEEEINGSRFIVATLYAVLEDKPLIATEKKEADKEKTSPTKEQAKKGGKKKDGQSTSGEQDSTKNKLLSQFFGKNSDKLAEPTIAERRAYDKRRTVGATTVPLDPKNFVCKPPKSKHASDVSTGDLWKPLRPIASGILGAEERKENKKGQVELSLCLSKGEKDEDTGGQLILSLNRLRCSLQTMHEHEGLKGQMYLKMSVVDMGRVTHFWKSDRFTPTVSMKFSSESARVVADNPYKGALNDVSFVVKFVSKNKMGKKTPVGHFVIGPDVGGTYGEQWKQALAKPGQQITKWQAFE